The nucleotide sequence ACACCGACCAGTACTCGCATTCCGCATCGAACGGGTTGGAATAGCGCACTCGTGCCCCCGCCTTGATCAGCAACGACTCGCCAGCAGTTAGCTCCACTACGTCGCCGTCGATTTCAAACCGCTTGTGGCCTCGTACCACAATCGTTACTTCATCGAACTCCGGGGTCTGGTGGGGCTCGCTCCACTGGGGCGGGGCTACCATATGGGCCACGCTGTACTGGGCGGTTTGGGTGCTAGCTAAGCCAATATGCTCTTCAATGAGCTTCCCATCGGTGGTGGGCACAACAAACGGGTTCTGCTGGCGGAAATAGCGCTTCTCAGGCATAGTACGCAATGATAGGGGAGGGTTAGGGCTTTTGCGAACCGGGGCAGGCACCGGGCTTGAAGCTGGTGAGGCCCGCATTGGTGGCCGTACAGGCGTTGCCGTACGTTTTGCCGTCGCAGCCGCATACGGGGTCATACTGCATGGTGCACATGGCATCCGTACGAATTTTGGCTGGGTCGATGCAGGGTTTGGCGGCAGTGGGAGGGGTCTGTTTCTGGCAGGCTCCCGATAGCAGCAAGACTAGCAGAGGCAACAAGATTCTCATGAGCGTACGCGAAGAGTGGAGTGCGAAAGTAGAACTTCGGCGTCATATACGGCTACACGGCCCGGCTAGGGGAGGAGCGGGTTTAGGGTGGCGGTGGTCCATCTAAGCTATCCGCTTTAGGCAGCGCAAAGGGTGCAACGGCCATTGTACGGCGGAGCTATATTCCGTTGGCGGCATGCCGAGCAAGTAGGAAACCGCTATATTGTGAAACCCTACTTTTTTAGGGCTCAATGAAAACCTGTGCAGCTTGGCGCCGTATTAGGCTCAGAATGGCAGAAACTTGATACGCTGGTGACAGCCTATTTAGCGCGGCGGCCACCACTCGGCCACCGAGAGTCATTGATCTGAAATTCATCACCTTTCTCTCTCCACACTATGTCGTATTACGAAGAAGACAACTCGGGTAAGATTCTCCTCGCTGCTTTGGCTGGTGCCGGTGCCGGTATCATTGCTGGTTTGTTGATGGCTCCCGATAAAGGCAAAGCCACCCGCGAGAAAATCGGCAGCGCTGCTACCAAGTACAGCGGCCAGTTTGGCGAGCAGTTCTCTAAATACACTGAAGACCTGGACGCTAAATTCAAAGGCTACGTTGAGAAACTAGAAGACCTAGGCATCGGTGGTGCTGGCAGCAGCTTGAAGCTGAAAGGCACCTGGGACGACGCCAAAGGCAAGCTGAAGCAGCAGTACGCGCAGCTGACCGACGAAGACCTAGAGTATGCCGAAGGCAAAAGCGACGAGCTAGTAGGCCGTTTGCAGCAGAAACTCGGCAAAGCTAAAAGCGAAGTCGTGAAAATGCTGAATGATTTGTAGGCTACACCAGCCTTCTACAAAAGCCTCTGTTTTCGCAAGAAAGCAGA is from Hymenobacter tibetensis and encodes:
- a CDS encoding cupin domain-containing protein, coding for MPEKRYFRQQNPFVVPTTDGKLIEEHIGLASTQTAQYSVAHMVAPPQWSEPHQTPEFDEVTIVVRGHKRFEIDGDVVELTAGESLLIKAGARVRYSNPFDAECEYWSVCVPAFNPATVHREEG
- a CDS encoding Kazal-type serine protease inhibitor family protein, with amino-acid sequence MRILLPLLVLLLSGACQKQTPPTAAKPCIDPAKIRTDAMCTMQYDPVCGCDGKTYGNACTATNAGLTSFKPGACPGSQKP
- a CDS encoding CsbD family protein; amino-acid sequence: MSYYEEDNSGKILLAALAGAGAGIIAGLLMAPDKGKATREKIGSAATKYSGQFGEQFSKYTEDLDAKFKGYVEKLEDLGIGGAGSSLKLKGTWDDAKGKLKQQYAQLTDEDLEYAEGKSDELVGRLQQKLGKAKSEVVKMLNDL